A window of Vibrio ishigakensis contains these coding sequences:
- the grpE gene encoding nucleotide exchange factor GrpE gives MSDKDIKNEEQEVEQTIEEQVAEEVVAEQEADVIGDEGDVEWNEESAEDIEESKVAQLEAALLQTETRLKEQADSVLRAKAEVDNMRRRTEQEMAKARKFAINKFAEELLPVIDNLERAIQAADAENEAVKPIIEGVEMTHKSFLEVVEKNGLKEINPVGEAFNPELHNAVSMVESPDHESNTVTVVLQKGYELNGRVVRPAMVMVAK, from the coding sequence ATGAGCGACAAAGATATTAAAAACGAAGAACAAGAAGTAGAGCAAACAATCGAAGAGCAGGTAGCTGAAGAGGTTGTTGCAGAGCAAGAAGCTGACGTTATTGGTGACGAAGGCGATGTAGAGTGGAACGAAGAGTCTGCTGAAGATATTGAAGAGTCAAAGGTTGCCCAGTTAGAAGCAGCACTGCTTCAAACCGAGACCCGTCTTAAAGAGCAAGCAGATTCTGTATTGCGCGCTAAGGCTGAAGTAGACAATATGCGTCGTCGTACTGAGCAAGAAATGGCGAAAGCTCGCAAGTTTGCGATCAACAAGTTTGCTGAAGAGCTACTTCCAGTAATTGATAACCTAGAGCGTGCTATTCAAGCAGCAGACGCTGAGAACGAAGCGGTTAAGCCTATTATTGAAGGCGTTGAGATGACTCATAAGTCATTCCTTGAGGTTGTTGAGAAGAATGGCCTTAAAGAGATCAACCCTGTAGGCGAAGCATTTAACCCTGAACTGCACAACGCAGTTTCTATGGTTGAGAGCCCAGATCATGAGAGCAACACAGTAACGGTTGTTCTACAAAAAGGTTATGAACTAAACGGTCGTGTAGTTCGCCCTGCTATGGTTATGGTTGCTAAGTAA
- a CDS encoding winged helix-turn-helix domain-containing protein, with protein MFDQLTVNGSIQIDFVAGEIHHLESGRVYRIGTNESELLKYLCLHPHQTLTRQQLIEKVWRSKGIVVEDGSLMQTISLCRKALEDNDGRIIVTERGQGYRFTGDTQTSTEITKKPIELGKGSQTLSLNFILGLVTIFAVSSVSAYFVFSGKQQPLQSTIETSAFSLCTLSTDELAYTTLSNVTSYRLGDKQIIIDEQGRSVTFPVGSEEVICE; from the coding sequence ATGTTTGACCAACTTACAGTAAATGGCTCGATACAGATTGACTTTGTAGCTGGGGAAATCCACCACCTAGAGTCCGGTCGCGTCTATAGAATTGGTACCAACGAGAGTGAATTGCTCAAGTATCTCTGTTTGCACCCCCATCAGACTTTGACTCGTCAGCAGTTGATAGAGAAGGTGTGGCGTTCCAAGGGCATAGTCGTTGAAGATGGTAGCTTGATGCAAACCATATCATTATGCCGAAAGGCTCTTGAAGACAATGATGGGCGTATTATTGTCACTGAAAGAGGACAGGGATACCGCTTTACAGGCGATACACAAACTTCTACTGAGATTACCAAGAAACCAATTGAATTAGGCAAAGGCTCTCAAACCCTTTCATTAAATTTCATCCTAGGTTTAGTTACGATATTCGCTGTTTCTTCAGTGTCCGCATACTTCGTTTTTTCCGGTAAACAACAACCTTTGCAATCCACTATTGAAACCAGTGCGTTCTCTCTTTGCACTTTGAGTACTGATGAGCTTGCCTATACAACACTGTCAAACGTTACCAGTTATCGACTTGGAGATAAGCAGATAATCATCGACGAGCAAGGTCGTTCAGTTACCTTCCCTGTAGGAAGCGAGGAGGTTATCTGTGAATAA
- the dnaK gene encoding molecular chaperone DnaK: MGKIIGIDLGTTNSCVAVLDGEKPRVIENAEGERTTASVIAYTDGETLVGQPAKRQAVTNPENTLFAIKRLIGRRFEDDEVQRDIEIMPYKIVKADNGDAWVEAKGQQMAAPQVSAEVLKKMKKTAEDFLGEEVTGAVITVPAYFNDAQRQATKDAGRIAGLEVKRIINEPTAAALAYGLDKSGGDRTIAVYDLGGGTFDISIIEIDEVEGEKTFEVLATNGDTHLGGEDFDNRMINYLVDEFKKEQGIDLKNDALAMQRVKEAAEKAKIELSSTQQTDVNLPYVTADATGPKHMNIKVTRAKLESLVEDLVQRSLEPLKVALADADLSVGEITDVILVGGQTRMPMVQAKVSEFFGKEPRKDVNPDEAVAMGAAVQGGVLAGDVKDVLLLDVTPLSLGIETMGGVMTKLVEKNTTIPTKANQVFSTAEDNQSAVTIHVLQGERKQAMYNKSLGQFNLEGIQPAPRGMPQIEVTFDLDADGILHVSAKDKSTGKEQKITIQASGGLSDEDIEKMVQEAEANKEADKKFEELATARNQADQMIHGTRKQVEEAGDALPAEEKDKIEAAIKELEEAKNGDDKEAIDAKVQALMTAAQKLMEIAQQQAQAQQAQGADAGQQAKQDDDVVDAEFEEVKDDKK; encoded by the coding sequence ATGGGTAAAATCATTGGTATTGACTTAGGTACTACCAACTCTTGTGTAGCTGTACTAGACGGTGAAAAACCACGTGTAATCGAAAACGCGGAAGGTGAGCGTACTACAGCATCTGTAATTGCATACACAGACGGCGAAACACTAGTAGGTCAGCCTGCTAAGCGTCAGGCAGTAACTAACCCAGAAAACACGCTATTTGCAATCAAGCGTCTAATCGGTCGTCGTTTTGAAGACGACGAAGTTCAGCGTGACATCGAAATCATGCCTTACAAGATCGTTAAGGCTGACAACGGTGATGCTTGGGTTGAAGCGAAAGGCCAACAAATGGCGGCTCCTCAGGTTTCTGCTGAAGTTCTTAAGAAAATGAAGAAAACTGCTGAAGACTTCCTAGGTGAGGAAGTAACAGGTGCAGTTATCACAGTTCCTGCGTACTTCAACGATGCACAGCGTCAAGCGACTAAAGATGCTGGCCGTATCGCAGGTCTAGAAGTTAAGCGTATCATCAACGAACCAACAGCGGCTGCTCTAGCATACGGTCTAGACAAGTCAGGCGGCGACCGCACTATCGCGGTTTATGACCTTGGTGGTGGTACTTTCGATATCTCTATCATCGAAATCGACGAAGTTGAAGGCGAGAAGACTTTTGAAGTTCTAGCAACTAACGGTGACACTCACCTTGGTGGTGAAGACTTCGATAACCGCATGATCAACTACCTAGTTGACGAGTTTAAGAAAGAGCAAGGTATCGATCTTAAGAACGACGCACTAGCGATGCAACGTGTTAAAGAAGCAGCAGAAAAAGCGAAGATTGAGCTTTCTTCTACTCAGCAAACTGACGTAAACCTACCTTACGTAACGGCTGATGCGACTGGTCCTAAGCACATGAACATCAAAGTGACTCGTGCAAAACTTGAGTCTCTAGTTGAAGACCTAGTACAACGTTCTCTTGAGCCACTAAAAGTTGCTCTAGCTGACGCAGACCTATCTGTAGGCGAAATCACTGACGTTATCCTAGTAGGTGGTCAGACTCGTATGCCTATGGTTCAAGCTAAGGTTTCTGAGTTCTTCGGTAAAGAGCCACGTAAAGACGTTAACCCTGATGAAGCAGTAGCTATGGGTGCTGCAGTTCAAGGTGGTGTACTTGCTGGTGACGTTAAAGACGTACTTCTTCTAGACGTAACTCCACTGTCTCTAGGTATCGAGACTATGGGTGGCGTAATGACTAAGCTAGTTGAGAAGAACACTACTATCCCAACTAAAGCGAACCAAGTTTTCTCTACTGCAGAAGACAACCAGAGCGCGGTAACTATCCACGTTCTTCAAGGTGAGCGTAAGCAAGCGATGTACAACAAGTCTCTAGGTCAATTCAACCTAGAAGGTATTCAGCCTGCACCACGCGGTATGCCTCAGATCGAAGTTACTTTCGACCTAGATGCGGACGGTATCCTGCACGTATCTGCGAAAGACAAGAGCACTGGTAAAGAGCAGAAGATCACTATCCAGGCTTCAGGCGGTCTAAGCGATGAAGACATCGAGAAGATGGTACAAGAAGCAGAAGCTAACAAAGAAGCGGACAAGAAGTTCGAAGAGCTAGCAACTGCACGTAACCAAGCTGACCAAATGATCCACGGTACTCGCAAGCAAGTTGAAGAAGCAGGTGATGCACTTCCAGCTGAAGAGAAAGACAAGATCGAAGCGGCTATCAAAGAGCTAGAAGAAGCGAAGAACGGCGACGACAAAGAAGCTATCGACGCTAAAGTTCAGGCTCTAATGACTGCAGCTCAAAAGCTAATGGAGATTGCTCAGCAGCAAGCTCAAGCTCAGCAAGCACAAGGTGCTGACGCTGGTCAACAAGCTAAGCAAGACGACGATGTTGTTGATGCTGAGTTTGAAGAAGTAAAAGACGACAAGAAATAA
- the smpB gene encoding SsrA-binding protein SmpB, which produces MAKKKSKTKATSNTIALNKKARHEYFIEDEIEAGLELQGWEVKSLRQGKANIAESYVYLKDGEAFISGMSIIPLNQASTHIVANPTRIRKLLLSRKELDNLFGSIHRDGMTLTALSLYWSRSWVKIKIGVAKGKKLHDKRTDLKEKDWARDKARIMKSKLR; this is translated from the coding sequence ATGGCAAAGAAAAAATCAAAAACTAAAGCGACTAGTAACACTATTGCGCTAAATAAAAAGGCTCGTCACGAATACTTCATCGAAGACGAAATTGAAGCGGGACTTGAGCTACAAGGCTGGGAAGTGAAATCACTTCGCCAGGGCAAAGCGAACATCGCAGAAAGTTACGTTTATTTGAAAGATGGTGAAGCTTTTATCAGTGGTATGAGCATCATCCCTCTTAACCAAGCCTCTACTCATATAGTAGCCAACCCTACCCGAATTCGAAAACTACTTCTTTCTCGCAAAGAACTAGACAACCTATTTGGTAGTATTCATAGGGATGGTATGACCCTTACCGCCCTATCCCTGTACTGGTCTCGTTCATGGGTTAAAATTAAAATTGGTGTAGCTAAAGGTAAAAAGCTACATGACAAACGAACCGATCTTAAAGAAAAAGATTGGGCTCGCGACAAAGCTCGTATCATGAAGAGCAAGTTGCGCTAA
- a CDS encoding dicarboxylate/amino acid:cation symporter, translated as MDKSLSSKIFIGMFAGLFIGTAIQYLLNGISIFDVYLLGLAEGVGGMFVSLIKLLVVPLVFVSIVCGIVELKDIKTFGRLGGKTFVLYILNTIVAISVALAIGMVFQPGAGANLAGTVTETVELAATTTPDIFSLVVNIVPSNPFQAFVNGDMLQIIFMAIIVGLAIQALDHKGGPAVKAFKVANDVMMKLIGLVMSLAPYGVFALMIQLGATLDSNTIMSVAGYVALVVAVLAFWIFVFYPTMVGIMARISPKTFSRAVREQVLFSLSTASSNATIPVTMRTLTDKLGVSKSIAGFGVPLGATMNMAGASIYIAIAIVFVANAFGQPIEASQLMTIGFMVLLLSIGAGGVPGGGVVMIGVLIHQLGLPPEALAIVAAVDRIIDMFCTSSNVVGDTAVNTIVAKSENGIEEEVELETAKA; from the coding sequence ATGGACAAATCACTATCAAGTAAAATTTTTATCGGCATGTTTGCCGGTTTATTTATTGGCACGGCAATACAATACCTGCTAAACGGCATCTCAATCTTTGACGTTTATCTTTTAGGTTTAGCAGAAGGCGTTGGCGGCATGTTTGTATCTTTGATCAAACTGCTTGTTGTGCCACTGGTATTCGTATCTATCGTATGCGGTATCGTTGAACTTAAAGACATTAAGACCTTCGGTCGTTTGGGCGGTAAGACATTCGTGCTTTATATCCTAAACACCATTGTTGCTATCAGTGTTGCTCTAGCAATCGGTATGGTTTTCCAACCGGGTGCAGGCGCAAATCTAGCGGGTACAGTGACTGAAACTGTTGAGCTAGCAGCAACCACAACACCAGATATCTTCTCTCTAGTTGTTAACATCGTACCGAGCAACCCGTTCCAAGCGTTTGTTAATGGCGACATGCTTCAGATCATCTTCATGGCGATCATCGTAGGTTTGGCTATCCAAGCTCTTGACCACAAAGGCGGCCCAGCTGTTAAAGCATTCAAGGTTGCTAACGACGTAATGATGAAGCTTATCGGCCTTGTAATGAGCCTAGCGCCTTACGGTGTATTCGCTCTTATGATTCAACTGGGTGCAACCCTAGACTCGAACACTATTATGTCTGTTGCGGGTTACGTAGCTCTAGTAGTAGCGGTTCTAGCCTTCTGGATCTTTGTATTCTACCCAACCATGGTTGGTATCATGGCGCGTATCTCGCCAAAGACTTTCTCTCGTGCGGTTCGTGAACAGGTTCTATTCTCGCTATCAACAGCAAGCTCGAACGCAACTATCCCAGTAACTATGCGTACCCTAACTGACAAGCTAGGCGTATCTAAGTCCATCGCTGGTTTCGGTGTACCGCTGGGTGCAACCATGAACATGGCAGGTGCTTCTATCTACATCGCTATCGCTATCGTATTCGTAGCGAACGCGTTTGGTCAGCCAATTGAAGCCTCTCAGCTGATGACTATCGGCTTTATGGTACTGCTTCTGTCTATCGGTGCTGGTGGTGTTCCAGGCGGTGGCGTTGTGATGATCGGTGTGCTTATCCACCAACTAGGTCTTCCACCTGAAGCGCTAGCTATCGTTGCAGCTGTAGACCGTATCATCGATATGTTCTGTACTTCTTCTAACGTAGTGGGTGATACCGCGGTGAACACTATCGTTGCTAAGTCTGAGAACGGCATCGAGGAAGAGGTTGAGCTAGAGACAGCTAAGGCTTAA
- a CDS encoding outer membrane protein assembly factor BamE, whose protein sequence is MQFKKWLLVVPLAVSMLSGCSILEKLVYRIDISQGNFVEQSAVDQLRVGMSKEQVRYVLGSPMLVENGKPNKWYYIYHFTKGHEDPIQKNLFVFFGDDERLERIDGDFSAGPQFNQPIQ, encoded by the coding sequence ATGCAGTTTAAAAAGTGGTTGTTAGTGGTGCCGTTAGCGGTTTCCATGCTCTCTGGTTGCTCCATTCTCGAAAAATTGGTGTATCGCATCGACATTAGCCAAGGTAATTTTGTTGAGCAGTCAGCAGTCGATCAACTGCGTGTTGGCATGAGTAAAGAGCAAGTACGTTATGTACTAGGCTCTCCAATGCTGGTAGAAAACGGCAAGCCGAACAAATGGTATTACATCTACCATTTCACCAAAGGTCATGAAGACCCAATTCAGAAGAACCTATTTGTCTTCTTTGGTGATGATGAACGACTGGAACGCATTGATGGTGATTTCTCGGCGGGTCCTCAATTTAACCAACCGATTCAATAA
- the recN gene encoding DNA repair protein RecN: protein MLAHLSVNNFAIVKSLQVELGAGMTTITGETGAGKSIAIDALSLCLGCRSDAGMVRQGEDKVDIVASFIIENNLSAKRWLEDNELAEGDECILRRIVSKDGRSRGFINGNPVPVSQLKSLGQLLVSIHGQHAHHQLLKKEYQIKLLDDYAGHANLITQSQSRYQKWRQAENTLKQTLQNSEQNQAQKQLLEYQIKELDELSLGEQEFTELELEHKKITNSGEILGLTQEGLNLLSENEQSNALSLLHASINCATQLSELDKELSNVSQMLNDALIQAEEASSELRNYFDSIDIDPLHMQSVEERFSQVMSLAKKHHVLPEDLYAHHQELSAQIEALDCSDEKIEELEQQVETAKETYLKSAEKLHKSRKRYAKELNKLISNSMQQLSMEKACFDIQVNFDSKFASPLGADDVEFLVSANPGQPLQSLGKVASGGELSRISLAIQVITAQKVETPSLIFDEVDVGISGPTAAVVGKMLRTLGESTQILCVTHLPQVAGCGHQQMFVAKKTRSGQTETNMIALDSDQRVSELARLLGGSEITDSTLANARELMAA, encoded by the coding sequence ATGCTCGCTCATTTAAGTGTTAACAACTTCGCTATCGTTAAATCGCTACAAGTCGAACTTGGCGCTGGAATGACTACCATCACAGGTGAGACTGGCGCTGGTAAATCTATCGCTATAGACGCACTTAGCCTCTGCTTAGGTTGCCGCTCTGACGCTGGTATGGTGCGTCAAGGTGAAGATAAGGTAGACATCGTTGCTAGCTTTATTATCGAGAACAACTTAAGTGCCAAGCGTTGGTTAGAGGACAATGAACTCGCCGAAGGTGATGAGTGCATTCTTCGCCGTATCGTCAGCAAGGACGGTCGCTCTCGTGGCTTTATCAACGGCAATCCTGTCCCTGTTTCCCAACTAAAATCTCTGGGGCAACTGCTGGTTAGCATCCATGGACAACACGCCCATCATCAACTGCTTAAAAAAGAGTATCAGATCAAACTGCTCGATGATTATGCCGGACATGCGAACCTAATTACTCAATCGCAAAGTCGTTATCAAAAATGGCGTCAAGCTGAAAACACTCTCAAGCAGACCCTACAAAACAGCGAGCAGAATCAGGCACAAAAGCAATTACTTGAATATCAGATAAAAGAACTGGATGAACTCTCCTTGGGTGAACAGGAGTTTACCGAGCTAGAACTTGAGCACAAGAAGATCACCAACAGCGGGGAAATCTTAGGTTTAACCCAAGAGGGATTAAACCTTCTAAGTGAAAATGAGCAGTCAAATGCACTTAGCTTGCTACATGCCAGCATCAACTGCGCCACCCAACTTAGCGAGCTCGATAAAGAACTGAGCAACGTAAGCCAAATGCTTAACGACGCCCTGATTCAAGCAGAAGAAGCCAGTAGCGAATTGCGTAACTATTTCGATTCTATCGATATCGACCCTCTGCACATGCAAAGTGTTGAAGAACGTTTCTCGCAGGTAATGTCCCTAGCCAAGAAACATCATGTTCTTCCAGAAGACCTGTATGCCCATCATCAAGAGTTATCAGCTCAAATAGAGGCATTAGATTGCTCCGATGAAAAAATCGAGGAACTGGAACAGCAAGTAGAAACGGCTAAAGAGACTTATCTTAAAAGTGCCGAAAAACTGCATAAGTCACGCAAACGCTACGCAAAAGAGCTAAACAAGCTTATCTCCAATAGCATGCAACAGCTGAGTATGGAGAAAGCATGCTTTGATATTCAGGTGAATTTCGACAGCAAGTTTGCCTCTCCATTAGGTGCAGATGATGTGGAGTTTTTGGTATCCGCTAACCCAGGTCAACCACTTCAATCCTTAGGCAAGGTTGCCTCCGGTGGTGAATTATCTCGTATCTCTCTAGCTATTCAAGTTATCACAGCGCAGAAAGTAGAAACCCCTAGCCTTATCTTCGATGAGGTAGACGTAGGTATCAGTGGCCCGACAGCGGCAGTAGTCGGTAAGATGCTACGCACCCTAGGTGAAAGCACACAAATCTTATGTGTTACCCACCTTCCTCAGGTTGCTGGTTGTGGTCATCAACAGATGTTTGTGGCTAAGAAAACTCGATCAGGGCAAACCGAAACCAATATGATTGCTCTGGATAGTGACCAGCGAGTCAGTGAACTTGCCCGCTTACTTGGTGGCAGTGAAATCACCGACAGCACCTTGGCGAATGCTCGAGAACTAATGGCGGCATAA
- the nadK gene encoding NAD(+) kinase, with the protein MSKHFSTIAILGRPRSNLAIQTHQEIYDWLIEREYKVLVDDRLRDRMENVDSSAFTNLMRIGKDADLAIVVGGDGNMLGAARVLSRFDISVIGVNRGNLGFLTDLDPDDFKSPLEKVLNGEFIKEQRFLLEAEIHRHGQIKSQNAALNEAVLHPGKVAHMIEFEVYIDDSFAFSQRSDGLIVSTPTGSTAYSLSGGGPILSPSLNSISLVPMFPHTLSSRPLVVDGNRRIKLILAPDNRGTQEVSCDGQISLPVEPGDEIHIYQSPNVLQLIHPKDYSYYHVLREKLGWSSKLF; encoded by the coding sequence ATGAGCAAACATTTCTCAACCATAGCGATTTTAGGTAGACCTCGTAGCAATCTTGCCATTCAAACGCACCAAGAAATCTACGACTGGCTGATTGAGCGTGAGTACAAGGTTTTGGTGGACGACCGCCTGCGTGACCGAATGGAGAATGTAGACTCTAGCGCTTTTACTAACCTTATGCGCATAGGTAAAGATGCAGACCTTGCAATTGTTGTCGGCGGTGATGGCAATATGCTAGGTGCAGCTCGTGTTCTGTCCCGTTTTGATATCTCTGTCATTGGTGTAAACCGAGGTAACCTTGGCTTCTTAACCGACCTTGACCCTGATGATTTTAAATCGCCTCTGGAAAAGGTGCTTAATGGTGAGTTCATAAAAGAGCAGAGATTTTTGCTCGAAGCTGAAATCCATCGCCACGGCCAGATAAAAAGCCAAAACGCAGCTCTAAACGAGGCGGTACTTCACCCAGGCAAAGTGGCGCACATGATAGAATTCGAAGTGTATATCGATGACAGCTTCGCCTTTTCTCAGCGCTCCGATGGTTTAATCGTATCCACTCCAACTGGCTCAACCGCCTACTCTCTATCTGGCGGTGGTCCTATCCTATCTCCAAGCCTGAACAGCATCTCGCTTGTACCTATGTTCCCGCATACGCTATCAAGCAGACCACTGGTAGTAGACGGAAATCGTCGCATCAAACTTATCCTCGCTCCTGACAATAGAGGAACTCAAGAGGTGAGTTGCGATGGTCAAATCTCTCTACCCGTTGAACCTGGCGATGAGATACACATCTATCAAAGCCCTAACGTACTTCAGCTGATCCATCCAAAAGACTACAGCTACTATCATGTACTTAGAGAAAAACTGGGCTGGTCGAGCAAGCTTTTTTAG
- a CDS encoding RnfH family protein gives MSIDSEMIHVEVVYALPQEQRVVSLVVNRELTVEEIIAQSGLLALYPEIDLKVNKVGVYSRNVKLNATVRDQDRIEIYRPLLADPKEIRRKRAEQAAQQVAEAKAK, from the coding sequence ATGAGTATTGATTCAGAGATGATTCACGTAGAGGTGGTATATGCGCTTCCTCAAGAACAGCGCGTGGTGTCGCTGGTAGTGAACCGTGAATTAACGGTTGAGGAAATCATTGCTCAATCTGGCTTGTTGGCCTTGTATCCTGAGATTGATTTAAAGGTGAACAAGGTTGGAGTTTATAGCCGTAATGTTAAATTAAATGCTACGGTGAGAGACCAAGACAGAATTGAGATTTACAGACCACTGCTTGCTGACCCGAAAGAGATTCGCCGTAAGCGAGCTGAGCAGGCCGCTCAACAAGTTGCTGAAGCTAAAGCTAAATAG
- a CDS encoding SRPBCC family protein, translating to MPIVTRSALVSFSAEQMFNLVNDVSRYPEFLPGCSGSKVHQADDTSMTASVDVSKAGISKTFTTENKLVSGSVIEMNLVDGPFKHLRGGWFFTPLDEQACKVELKLEFEFSSKMIEMAFGKVFNELTSNMVNAFTSRAKQVYPCYEY from the coding sequence ATGCCGATCGTTACCCGTTCAGCCTTGGTGTCGTTTAGTGCTGAGCAGATGTTTAATTTGGTCAACGATGTTTCACGTTATCCTGAATTTTTACCTGGATGCTCAGGCAGTAAGGTGCATCAAGCTGACGATACCAGTATGACCGCTTCCGTGGATGTATCCAAAGCGGGAATCAGCAAGACATTTACTACAGAGAACAAGCTTGTATCTGGTAGTGTTATCGAGATGAATCTGGTGGATGGTCCCTTTAAACACCTACGTGGTGGCTGGTTCTTTACACCGCTGGATGAGCAAGCCTGTAAGGTAGAGCTAAAACTAGAATTTGAGTTCTCTAGCAAGATGATCGAGATGGCCTTCGGCAAGGTGTTCAACGAGCTGACTTCCAATATGGTGAATGCCTTCACCAGCAGAGCAAAACAGGTTTACCCTTGCTATGAGTATTGA